From the genome of Papaver somniferum cultivar HN1 unplaced genomic scaffold, ASM357369v1 unplaced-scaffold_10, whole genome shotgun sequence:
TCACTGGGAGATGAAAATAAATTTCTTGGAATTGAAGCAGTTCTTCTAGAGGACATGTTAAAGTGTTTCAGAATCTGCAAGTCATAAGATGAATTTCACATTCTTCCTTTCATTCTTACTTCATTCTCGTGTGTAAGTTTTAGAATTTTAGTCTTGAGTATTTGAACATTGAAGCTTCCATTTTCTTATACACAATTATTTCTCAGAAACCAGAGTTCTCTCAATGTAATGAAGGAAGAAGTCATCCAAATTTCTTTAACTGCAGGACTTTTTTGCTTTGCAAATTTAAAGATATCCTCAAATGATATTGgattcttaaaaaaaaacatatctcCCAACCATTTCCACACAATCTCACTGTAGTTACAGTTCCACAAAatatgttctaagttttcttcAGAATTTCTACAAAAGGGACATCTTGATGCAAGGctaaagtttctctttttcatgtTATCATCATTGGAGCATATATTCCTTTTTAGTTTCCACACATTACTAGAAATATATGGACGGATAGAATGATTCCATACCTTCTGTGTCCACTGAAGTTTTAGATATTTCCTCCTGATAGACTCTACTGCAGAAGCAACTGTGAATTCACCAGTTATGGTAGGACTCCAAATTCTTCTATCTTCTTGATTATCAGCAACTGTCAGTTCACTTATATCAAACATCACCAATATTTCAGTTAGAATTACCCATTCACCCTCTAGTAAAATGTCTGAGACTTTCATATCTGGAAATTAGATCAAAAAGGAATTTTCAGGGAACAATTCTAACAGAGTTTTATCTTTAATCCATTTTTCTTTCCAAACTGAATATTTTCTCCCTTCCCCACTAACCATCTGGAATGATATAGAACTTCATTTGCTACCCATTGCATACCTGGCCATACAAAGGATTTTTTATAATACTGAATCCAATCACCATTTCTGTCTTGATACTTAGCTTGAAAATATCTTGACATTTCATCATCTCCTTTTAGAATTTTCCAATACAACATCATTAAAAGATCTTTATTAATAATTTCCACTCTTCTCAGACCTAGACCACCTTCATCCATAGGAGAGAAAACAGAATCCCATTTTGATGTAATAACTTTTCTTGAAGAAGGATCACCAGTCCGTAGAAAATTTCTGATGATTCTTTCACATTCCTTGATTATTGTTCTAGGCCACTTATATACTGCCATTGTATATATGGGAAAACTGCATAAAACAAATTTTACAAGAATCAGTCTTTCTTGAAATGAAAGTAATCTTCTTTTCTATCCAGCCAAATTTTCTTGCATCATCTCAACTATACTCCATAAATGAGCTGATTTTATTCTTCCTGTTCCAGCATAACTCCCAAGTACTTGTATGGAAATTTTGAGAGAGGCATGTTACATATTTCTGCCATTTCAAGTTTTCTTGAATCACTTGTACCACCAATAAAGCATTTTCTTTTTTCTAAGCTAATAACTTGACCAGAAGCAGCTTGGTATTCTTGTAAAATCTTCAAAAGTTTTCTCACATTTCTCTTATCAGCATTGCAGAATATAaaaatatcatctgcaaaaaatataTATGATAAGGATGAATATTCTTTCTTGTAATCATTGGCTGAATTTGATTATCTTGCACCATTCTTGTAAGTGTTCTACTTAGGATATCTTCAGCTATAACAAATAAGAGTGGAGACAAAAGGGTCATCTTGACTCAACCCTCTACTAAATTGGAAATAACCCACATGCCCTCTATCTAATAGAACAGATCTCTTAGATGATTTTAGAAGAGTATGTAGCCATCTAGTAACATTACTTGAGAACCCAAACTTTTGCATTACTTGGAACATGAATTCCCATCTCAGAGAGTCATATGCCTGAGTGATGTCTAGCTTCAAACCCATGTTACCACCTCTTCTCTTGTATTCAAAATCAGTTACTAACTCAGATGCCAAAGCAATCTTTTCTTGAATATTCCCCATTTAATGAAAGCTCCCTGTTGAGGAGGTACcatttttgtaatgatttcaGTTAACctttttgtaataatttttgtgatAGCTTTAAAGCTGAAATTCATCAGTCCAATTGGCCTAAATTGATTAGCTCTTGTAACATTTTTAACCTTTGGAAGAAGTAATAAGAAACTTCAATTTAAACCATTAGGAATGAATCCTCTACTCCACCAAAACTGGATTGCTTTTATGAAATCTTTCCCAATTATCTCCCATACTTCCCCAATCTACAGACAACATCATAGCTGCATAAAGCTGTGTGTGTTAGTTGTTCCATTTTCACTTCCATACTAAAAGGCCAACATACTACTTAACCTTTGATCATTAATGATCCATTGTTTATTATCGCAATCATAAAGGGAAATACATGGATGGTGTCCAAATACTCACATAAGAAGGTGAAGAAAGAAGCCTAAAATTTCAAAACGATACGAATAGTTTTTAGTCCCATATCCATTTTCTAGTCTTGAAGTACATGTAACATGTTGTGTGTCTTTAGAGAAAAAATTCCAGGTCAATTTTTAACTATGTATAGATCTTATCATAACAACAAAATGCTTTATGTCAGCGTGTAGGCAAAgtagaaattgatttatgagtaactaaatagaATAAAAATCCTGAAAAATTGAATGGAATTACGTGCATCAACAAAACCCCTGAAAAATATAATTGTAACCGAGTGTATACCGCAATCCAAAACATTAAATAAATCGCATATACACACTTGTATCTTTTATTACCCTAAAACTTACCTTGAAAGATAAGGAAATCAATTTTTTTAAAACAATCAAGTAGCACCACTGAAATCGATTTTTATCAATCGAATGGAAGATTACCTCTTCATTATCTTCGATTTTCATATTCGTCCCAATTCTTTTCACAGTTGGAAGGTTAAATAAGACATAACGCTCCTATTTTGTTTCCCCTAGACCTGCTTCCCGGAAATGGAGCTTTCCCTGCTTCCCCTTTGGGACCGGACTTGTCGTCACTTACATTCTATTTGGTGAAGGACCGGACTTGTCGTCACTTACATTCTATTTGGTGAACCCTGCCTGCAGATTCGGGGTATTACACAAGAAGAACGAGCTCAGGCAAGCTCGGGTCTCCTCCGGGTCAACAAGCTTATTTTCTTTTATCCTTTTCGCCAAATGTTGGGCTTGACCATAGCTTCTACTCCAGGCTGAATTTTGTTTTCTCAACCCCTTAGTTTGTCCTTGAATTAACATGTTAAATATTCACAATTCAAAAGAGTATGTAAAATATAAAATGATATGTCATTATTATGGActggattttttaattttttattaataaatgaaACTCTTAAGTTACTCAAAGAAGGGGTACACACTCATGAATCAACCAAGGGACATTTCATGAAGCTTTAAAGCCTATGTGACATGTAATATCTTGTGCGTATGTGTTTGGAATCACATTTTCACGACCAGCGTATTTCACAGGGCCGTATACTAAAAATCATGGCTATAAATTCCTTGTAGACCAAGAGCTGAGTTCACCTATGAAAGCTGAATTCATCTTCTGGCAACGAGGGATGAACTGTGGCTAAGCTTTGGCAATGAGGGCTCACCTTCATCTTCAGATCTCCTTTTCAAGTATCACTCTTTCGACGTCTTTGATTTTAATTTGAGTGATCCTCAAAAATGATTACTTTCCCCTTAGTTCGAGATGCCTTGAGAATAATAATTCATCCCCAATaataaaatgactattttactcTTTGTATGAATTTCACCAGCTACATCAGCATATCgattataaataaaatataatccgACGGTTTAAAAGTATATGCTCATTATATTGTTATGTCTCGATTGCTTGATAACAAGACTTAGAAAAGAAATGAATAATGAattatctcttcttttttttctaatgaacttatttattaattttcatttttaatccATTGGATAGTTTTACATCTCAAAAAGACTATCATCCGGCAGGAAATTAgttggaagcctagcaacaagctgagctctaACCCCTTTTGAATGACCACACTAATTTATGGAAAACAAATTCACCGGCAATTATGCAAGCGCTTCAGAAATTGTGTGGTTTCATCCCAAGCTCTCCCAAGATGGTGAAGGCAAGTGTCCCAAAACCGGATCCTCGTGTAGTGCATTTATATATTATTCTACCACTATAAATGAATTTTCCAATTCTGTGACTAATAAATGAAAGTCTAATTTACACAAAGGAGGGATGCAATACAACAAACATATTGGGTGCCATTGTCAAACAAAACCAATCAAAGTGATTGCTTGTTCCTCCTCTAAATTgcattttctatttccatttctcTTCCCCCCTGCAAAATTCACTTTTCCTCTCTCTCCAGGAAAGATAAAAATTGATAGTTTCTCTCTCTGGAAAAAACAAAACCCTCCATTGAGCACTTGGCTTTCTCTATGACAAGGAACTCAGATTCGCAATTACTTGGCATCAACAACAACTACAACTTTGGTGGTTTCTCCCTGATTCAAGATtgggttcttctttttcatttcaatttcaatATAAAGGATACATTTTTACATCTCTAAAAATCACCATTTCTCTCTTGATTCTCTCTGGGTTTTTCATTTTCCAATCTGGGTTTCTCTTAGATTCAACAATTATCAAAACCCATTTCTTTTGGATTCATAAAAatcccatttttcttctttttgtgtaTCATGTTATTCTTCTCACTCTAGAGTACTGTACTTCACAAGCAAAAGAAaccctttcttttctttctttcaaatCTGTGTGATTTTAATGGCAACTTCATCAATGGCTGCTTCACCTCTATGTACGTGGTTAGTTGCAGCTTGCATGTCTGTTTCTCACGAAGAAAATTCATCAAAAATGTTACAATCTCATAAAAGACTAAGTAAAGGAGCTGCAAGAAGGAAAAGGGTTGTTATGTCAAAATGTAATGGTGGTGATAATAAGGGTTTGATGAGTGGATCATCAAGTTTTCATGGATTGATGAGTTCTTGTTTTGAACCTTGTGAGGAGTTTAATGGATTCTTCTTTGGTGGTGCTTCTAGTAGAAATCTCAGTGGTGGAAGTAGACAAAGAAGGAGTAATCAAGCTGCTTATGCTGGTAATTTTACATTTATTGAATTTCAGAttcatgtttttgatttttttttaatttaatttattggaaATTGATATAAAAAATTTGTTTGTATCTAAGGGTTTGTTCTCAATCATTAACTTATTTAGAtcaccaatttctttttctttttcttttttgcatcATTTTTTAATAGTCTTATTTGCAGATAGTTGTATTGTTCAACCACTACCTAACAATTCATGTCTACttttgtcttcactgttttgtgtGTTTCAGAATTCAGATTAGTGTAATTTTTTTAGTGTTAATCTCTCATATTAGCTTCGTAAGCTTGATTAATTAGTGAGTTTAATCCAGATTAGTGATGTTAATCACTTGTTAGTGTTGATTGGTTCAGTAGTTAGTACTATTGAATCCACTGAGATCTACTAGTTAAGTTAGAGATTAGAGAATAATGTGGAGAAAATTTTGAGTAATTTGATTAGGACGTTAATTAGTGTGATGATAGGTCAGGAAACTTTAATCTGGAACCGTAGTTTCAAAACATAATAATAGTTCATTTCCATGTGTTCTAATTTTTCTGTTTATCAATTCAATTTAATTCAGAGTTACATGTGTTATTGAACTTCAGTGTTGAGGGTGTGGGTTGATTGGTGATGCTATTGTTTGACCTTTATGAGGTCCAATTGGAACTAACATTTAGATCTTCCAGTGTATTGCCGAGTATAAACATGAGTTTCCTGCTAGCTTCTAAGCCACTATTTGAGCTTCCAGAATGCGTCGAATAAGCACCCTTTCATTAGGTGTTGCAGATAATCACAGTTCCAAATAACTATGTGTGCGATTTCGTTGGAAATTTGCAGTTGATTCCGTATCTAAAACCATGTCTGTAGCTGTGCAGCCTacgaaagaaacaacaaaaaagaaatctGTTACAAAGCAACGGCGAGTTGTTGTTACAGGGACCGGTGTGGTTTCGTCAGTTGGTCATGATTCGGATGTGTTTTATAATAACCTGCTTGAGGGTGTCAGTGGAATAAGTGAAATCGAGGCTTTTGATTGTGCTCAGTTCCCAACGGTATATCCTCTTGGCTTACTTCTATTGTGATACGTGCCTGGTATTGATTTTGTGCACCTTATGCTTTGGCAGAGGATTGCAGGAGAAATCAAGGATTTCTCGACAGAGGGATGGGTAGCACCAAAACTCTCAAAGAGAGCGGACAAGTTCATGCTTTACATGCTTACTGCTGGTAAAAAAGCCTTGGCAGATGCTGGGATGACAGAAGATGTCATGAATGAGTTAGATCGAGCTAAATGTGGTGTATTGATTGGATCTGCAATGGGTGGCATGAAGGTGAGCTTAACGCTTTCTGTACATTGAATTGCTGTAATTTAAGATCAAATAGCTTTAGTCATAGATGACTAAGTTATGGCATACATCTGCTCTCTGATTCTTCATGGTTCTTCTGGGGATGTGCTACTGTATGTGTATAACTAGGAGTTAGGCATCCATCTCATGGAAATCCAATTATGACCCACAATTTTCCAATTAGCTGGAGTTAGTGCTTTCCAAAAGTTGCCTGAAACTGCCCTGCCTTTAACCTGGCATAAGACTTTGTGACTTACCTAAAATTATAGCTCAAACTTATGTCGATTTATCCTATGGGTAGCAAAAACCTGCTTTCTTGTGTTACTACTTATGACTCTGGAGTTAATTTGTGTAGTTGCTTGTATTATGAGCAGGTTTTCCATGACGCAATTGAAGCTCTAAGGGTGTCGTATAAGAAAATGAACCCATTTTGTGTACCTTTTGCCACCACCAATATGGGTTCTGCCATGCTTGCAATGGACCTGGTAAGTGTAGATTGACTATTGGATGCTATTTCTTTTAGAAATTCGTTAGTTTCTTAAGTGATGTTCTCTGCATTTTTCTAAAGGGATGGATGGGTCCAAACTATTCAATCTCTACTGCTTGTGCCACTAGCAACTTCTGTATATTGAATGCAGCCAACCATATCATCAGAGGCGAAGCCGTAAGTGACTCATTATTAGTTTTCCCAATCATAGCCTAGAGCTGGTTTTAGTAGTTCCAAAATTGAAATGGTGAACCAGAATTATCTTTACCTGTTGACTGCATATCTTTTCTAATTTTTGGAGATGCTGCAGGATGTGATGCTTTGTGGGGGTTCAGATGCTGCAATCATTCCAATAGGTACACTTAAAACCCAAAATCTAGATAACTAGCATATCTTATCAACTTCCGAGCATGACTTTTTTTTGTTTCGTATTGGATGTTCCATGTAGGCTTGGGAGGTTTCGTAGCATGCCGTGCACTTTCTCAGAGAAATGGTGATCCAACAAAAGCTTCACGCCCTTGGGATGTTGTAATATGCTAAACCTTTCTTGTTTCATTTTCAATTGTAAATAGCTTTAAGTCCAAATTAGCTTTTGAGGGCCCTTACTTTAACGGAGTCCTATTGGCTGGAAGTTTTGTGATGGTATTAATGTTGTTACCAATAATGTCTGTGTTAGGTGGTTTCGAAATCTGTCATGCTTGTCATACAATAATTGGGAACTAGAGAAACTATACCTGCTTGTTTGTAACTGTAAATTATTGCGGTTTGATATAACTGTGTGTAAAATGCTTAACATGACATGATGCAAATTTGTAATTGAACAGAATCGTGATGGTTTCGTTATGGGTGAAGGTGCTGGGGTTCTTGTTCTAGAAGAACTTGAACATGCTCAGGTAAAGTTGCACCAAATGGTTTTTGAAATTAAGAATTTAAAGGCAAGTAATCTTCAAATGACATAAATTTTACCCATTTTAAACTATTTCCCCTTGAATTTACAGAAAAGAGGAGCAACTATATATGCTGAATTTCTAGGTGGAAGCTTCACTTCCGATGCTTATCACATGACTGAGCCTCATCCAGATGGTATATAGTGAAATCCATATCGTATCTTCAACTCTCTCTTTGATAACTACCTCTTTTTTGTCACACTCCTGGTATTACATTCTCATTGGCTTATGGGTTGTTTCAATGAACTTGTATTTCTTTTGTTCGTACTTTATTTGATTATGTATTTGAATTGGACTGATTACTCTTATTTATTTCCGTTGGTGAATTAGGGACTGGAGTTATACTTTGCATAGAGAGGGCCTTAGCTTCAGCTGGGGTATCAAAGGAAGATGTTAATTATGTGAATGCACATGCTACATCAACACCAGCAGGAGACTTGAAAGAATACCAAGCTCTTATTCATTGTTTTGGTCAGAATCCTGAGGTAATGCGAACATGATTTGGTTGACATTTGTTCCTTCTCTTGGAATCAGCCCTTACGATTTTTGAATTGTCGAAATCTTGCAGCTAAGAGTAAACTCTACGAAATCTATGATTGGTCACCTTCTAGGAGCAGCTGGTGCTGTGGAAGCTGTTGCAACAGTACAGGTACCTTTAACTTCATTTGTTGTATTGAATTATAAATCTTTTTATGTTCTCTAAAAAATTTCAAATTTAGCTTTTAAAATGGAAAGCGCTCTAGTGCTTGATTCCTTTAATTTACCATGATGAATCGCGAACAATTTA
Proteins encoded in this window:
- the LOC113326784 gene encoding 3-oxoacyl-[acyl-carrier-protein] synthase II, chloroplastic-like isoform X1 — its product is MATSSMAASPLCTWLVAACMSVSHEENSSKMLQSHKRLSKGAARRKRVVMSKCNGGDNKGLMSGSSSFHGLMSSCFEPCEEFNGFFFGGASSRNLSGGSRQRRSNQAAYAVDSVSKTMSVAVQPTKETTKKKSVTKQRRVVVTGTGVVSSVGHDSDVFYNNLLEGVSGISEIEAFDCAQFPTRIAGEIKDFSTEGWVAPKLSKRADKFMLYMLTAGKKALADAGMTEDVMNELDRAKCGVLIGSAMGGMKVFHDAIEALRVSYKKMNPFCVPFATTNMGSAMLAMDLGWMGPNYSISTACATSNFCILNAANHIIRGEADVMLCGGSDAAIIPIGLGGFVACRALSQRNGDPTKASRPWDVNRDGFVMGEGAGVLVLEELEHAQKRGATIYAEFLGGSFTSDAYHMTEPHPDGTGVILCIERALASAGVSKEDVNYVNAHATSTPAGDLKEYQALIHCFGQNPELRVNSTKSMIGHLLGAAGAVEAVATVQAIKTGWVHPNINLEEPEKGVDTSLLVGPKKERLDIKVGLSNSFGFGGHNSCILFAPFK
- the LOC113326784 gene encoding 3-oxoacyl-[acyl-carrier-protein] synthase II, chloroplastic-like isoform X2, whose translation is MATSSMAASPLCTWLVAACMSVSHEENSSKMLQSHKRLSKGAARRKRVVMSKCNGGDNKGLMSGSSSFHGLMSSCFEPCEEFNGFFFGGASSRNLSGGSRQRRSNQAAYAAVQPTKETTKKKSVTKQRRVVVTGTGVVSSVGHDSDVFYNNLLEGVSGISEIEAFDCAQFPTRIAGEIKDFSTEGWVAPKLSKRADKFMLYMLTAGKKALADAGMTEDVMNELDRAKCGVLIGSAMGGMKVFHDAIEALRVSYKKMNPFCVPFATTNMGSAMLAMDLGWMGPNYSISTACATSNFCILNAANHIIRGEADVMLCGGSDAAIIPIGLGGFVACRALSQRNGDPTKASRPWDVNRDGFVMGEGAGVLVLEELEHAQKRGATIYAEFLGGSFTSDAYHMTEPHPDGTGVILCIERALASAGVSKEDVNYVNAHATSTPAGDLKEYQALIHCFGQNPELRVNSTKSMIGHLLGAAGAVEAVATVQAIKTGWVHPNINLEEPEKGVDTSLLVGPKKERLDIKVGLSNSFGFGGHNSCILFAPFK